Within Paenibacillus sp. RUD330, the genomic segment GTCGCGGCCCGCCGTCCCGGCTGCCGCGCCGGAAGCCGGTGACGGCGCCTGGCCTGGCTCCGAGGCTGCCTCGGCCGCTCCTATGCGCTCGCCCTGCTCCGCCAGAGGCGCCGTTTCGGCTCGCCCGCTTGCCGCGCCCGTGGCGGTCTCCGCGGCGGACGCCGAAACGGAAGAAGGCTCTCCCCCTGAAGGGAGAGCCTTGCTTCCGCAGCCGGCCAGCAGCAGCCCGGCCGCCGTCAGTCCCGCAAGCAGCGGGACCGGACGGAGGAGTGTTGCCGGACGGCTCCTCATTGGCCGAGGGAAGCCAGCAGCGAATCGCTGGTGACGATCAGCTTGCCGTTCTCGCTTTTGAACTTCAGCGGCACCGGCTTGTTGTTTTTCTTCGCAATGCCCTTGTCCATGTACAGCACGAGCTTGCTTGCTCCGGCGCTCACGAAGGTGACGTTTTTGGCGGCATCATAGGAGGTGCTGCCTCCGACGGACTTCAGGAAGCCGTCCAGCTCGATCCAGGTCTGCTTGTCCGGCTTGCTGCCGTCCAATCTCAGGCCGAGCGCCTGCGCCATCCCGAAGAATACCTCGGTATTGTCCAGCGTGCCTTTGAAATATTCGGAGCCCGGTCCGTGAGCCATCAGCGGCACGTCGTCGGCGGAGTGGACCTCGACGCTTTCGGATTTCGGCAGCGTGCCCGTATGGAGGTACTTGTCCTTGTCAGGGGCGTCCGGATTGGCCAGCGTTCCCGGATTCGCGATATAGGCATCTCCGGAGAGGACGGCCGGAGCCTGAGGAACGGAGCTGAACTTGTAATCCTCGTAATAGTCCGGCGTGGCGCCGAAGACGACGGCCAGCTTGCGGTCGACATCCGGCGTATCCGGGAAGCCGTCCTTGTCGGAGTCGGCGTACGTCGGGAATTTGGACTGCTCATAGGTGCGCACCGCTTCGCGTCCCGTTTTGCCGTCGCCTTCCCAATAGGTGCCGGCGATGCTGGCGGAGTGGGCATGGTCGGCCGTCGCCAGGACGAGGGTGTCGCCCGAGGCGTCCGCGTAACGGCGAGCCTCGCCGATGGCCTTGTCCATCTCGATCGTATCGTAGGCGGAGCGCTCCCAGTCCATCGTATGCAGCTGCTTGTCGATGCTGGCGCCTTCGACCATCAGGAAGAAGCCGTTTTCGTTCTTGCTGAGCACCTCGATCGCTTTCTTGGTCATGTCCCACAGATTCGGCTGGTCGGTGAACGACTTGAGCGCCGCCGTGTTTTTGGTCGAGCGGTCGTAGTAGACGTTCATGTCGCCGGTATGGAACAGGCCGAGCAGCTTGGCAGGCGTTCCGGAGCTTTTCAGTCCCGAGGCGCTGTCCACGAACTTGTAGCCGGCTTTCTCGAAGCCG encodes:
- a CDS encoding alkaline phosphatase; the protein is MKKAKAGKMLLGAALASVMAAGGIGMAELAPAPAAAAEAAATAKAAPSIYVAPIHNAKFLAGGKFDFRVELNDWTGDASAVSIQVNGKSAEAFFGKSFEKTSTASSSSFMIRGVSLDKPGSYTVKVTAGSLSRTVSYQAVTTSAAGKKAKNVILFVGDGMSQPSITIARAMSKGLTEGKYNGLMEMDKLEQRAVVTTSGMDSIVTDSANSASAYNTGHKSAVNALGVYPDNTESSLDDPQVETLAEMLKRTRGMSVGIVTTSEIEDATPAAVVSHTRRRADKPEIADMLLKLQPEVVMGGGSAYFLPKSVAGSKRKDENDLIGGFEKAGYKFVDSASGLKSSGTPAKLLGLFHTGDMNVYYDRSTKNTAALKSFTDQPNLWDMTKKAIEVLSKNENGFFLMVEGASIDKQLHTMDWERSAYDTIEMDKAIGEARRYADASGDTLVLATADHAHSASIAGTYWEGDGKTGREAVRTYEQSKFPTYADSDKDGFPDTPDVDRKLAVVFGATPDYYEDYKFSSVPQAPAVLSGDAYIANPGTLANPDAPDKDKYLHTGTLPKSESVEVHSADDVPLMAHGPGSEYFKGTLDNTEVFFGMAQALGLRLDGSKPDKQTWIELDGFLKSVGGSTSYDAAKNVTFVSAGASKLVLYMDKGIAKKNNKPVPLKFKSENGKLIVTSDSLLASLGQ